The genomic stretch AGCTTTTAGTTAATtcatatatgtatgtgtgtatgaagttatatttatatataacatattaatGAAGATTGATGGATTAAAGGCTTCGAATAAGAACCCCTTCAAAGGTAATGCCAGGTCCAAATGCCAAGCCAAGTCCCCACTCTTCTCCTCCTCTCTTCAAAATCTCCCTCATATTCTCTATAACGTAAAATATAGTATTGCTGCTCACATTTCCATAATCCATCAAGGCCCTTCTACTACACTGAAGCTTATCACTGCTCAGTTTCAAAGTAGTCTCTAGCTTATTAAGAATGGCGGGACCACCAGGATGGACAGCCCAGAAAAGATCATTGTAGTCCTTCAGTTGAGCCGTGGCCATGAGCTTCTTACAAAACTCCTCAATGTTCTCTTCGATCTTCTGAGGAAGGTCTCTCCCGAGCTTAAAGTTTATACCTTCCTCAGAGAGCTTACCATTTATGACATTCTGAGTCTCtggcaagaactgttggattgcATAGTTGAGTTCCATGAAAGGAGATTCAATGCCTTTTACTGGGTTAGCTCCAACTATAACAGCTGCAGCTCCATCACCAAAGAGTGCAGCTCCAACGAGGTCATAAGGGCGTGCCTGGTTTGGGGGTCGGAAACCAAGTATTGTTGTTTCAGAAGTGGTTAACAAAACTCGGCTTCCAGGGTTGTTTTCGGCTATGTCCTTCGCAACTCGAAG from Humulus lupulus chromosome 5, drHumLupu1.1, whole genome shotgun sequence encodes the following:
- the LOC133780549 gene encoding type III polyketide synthase A-like, whose translation is MSRVEGNGAPKQYPERTRRIPTPGKATIIAMGKAFPSQLIPQECLVEGYIRDTKCQDLSIKEKLERLCKTTTVKTRYTVMSKDILEKYPELATEGSPTITQRLEIANPAVVEMAMEASLACIKEWGRPAQDITHIVYVSSSEIRLPGGDLYLASQLGLKNDVGRVMLYFLGCYGGVTGLRVAKDIAENNPGSRVLLTTSETTILGFRPPNQARPYDLVGAALFGDGAAAVIVGANPVKGIESPFMELNYAIQQFLPETQNVINGKLSEEGINFKLGRDLPQKIEENIEEFCKKLMATAQLKDYNDLFWAVHPGGPAILNKLETTLKLSSDKLQCSRRALMDYGNVSSNTIFYVIENMREILKRGGEEWGLGLAFGPGITFEGVLIRSL